In the Phenylobacterium soli genome, CGATGATGACCAGCTCGGTCTCGTTGTTCTGCCAGCGGGTCGAGCGGAACAGGGCTCCGAGGACCGGGATGTCGCCGATGCCCGGCACCTGGCTGATGTTGTTCTGGTAGTTGCGCTGGAAGAGGCCGCCGATGGCCAGGGCGGCGCCGTCGCGCAGCTCGACGGTGGTCGAGGTGCGGCGGGTGATCAGGCCCGGCACGGTGTAGCCGTTGATACGCAGGGAGTTGGTCGGGTCGAGCTGGCTGACCTCCGGCGCGACCTCCAGGCGGATCAGGCCGTTGTCCTGGACCACCGGGCGGAAGTCGAGCTTCACGCCGTATTCGCGGAACTCGATGGTGATGGTGGTCGAGCTGCCGTTGGCGCTCTGCGGCACGGGGAAGGGATACTCGCCGCCGGCCAGGAACGAGGCCTTCTCGCCGGAGATGGCGACGAGGTTCGGCCGCGCCAGGGTGTGCACCAGGCCCTTGTTCTCGAGCGCCTCGAGGGCGACGTCGATGGTGGTCTTGCCGACCCCGCCGAACAGGCCGAGCACGCCGTTCGGACCGTCGGAGCCGACGAGGCCGCGGGTGGTCAGGAACTGGAACGAGTTGTTGTGGATGTCGGCGGTGACGCCCATGTCGTGCAGCACCGAGCGCGAGGCTTCCAGCACCCGGACCTCGAGGATCACCTCCTGCGAGGCGCGCGCCGTCAGGTTGTTGATCACGAAGCCCTTGGCGGCCTGTTCGGCGATGGCGCCCGCGCGGGTGGCGACGCCGGTCGAGGAGACCTGGCCGGTGAGCAGCAGGCCCTGGCCGGCGTTGCGGACCTGGATCCGCTCGCCCGGGAAGGCCATGCCGAGGGCGTCCTGCAGCCCGCTTGCGTCATAGGCGACGTCGACGTCGATCACCTGGTCGACCCGGCCGCCGGGGCCGTAGACCAGGAGGTTCGTCGAGCCGATCTCCTTGCCGCGCACATAGAAGGTGCGGTCGGAGGTGGGCACCACCTGGGCGATGTCGCTCTGGGCGACGACGATCCTCGACGCCGGCTCGGCGAGGCGGAAGGCCAGGGTCTTGTCCTTGGCCACCGTGATCCGGCGGCTGACCGCTGGCTCGGCCGACATCGGGGTGGCGGCTTGCGCCGGGGCGACGTGCAGGCTCGAGAGGGCGAGCGCGCCGGCCAAGGCTCCGATCAGGGGGGAGCCGATCAGGGAACGCTTCATAAGCTTCGAACTCCGCATCGGGGTCAGGCCGCGGGCTTTTCGTTAGCCGGCGCGGACGGGGCGGCAGGGGCGGGGGCGGCCGGCGCAGGCGCCGGAGCCGCGGCGCGGCCCTTGCCGGAATATTCGACGACGGTGATCAGGCCTGGGCCGCGATAGACCCCGCCGCCACGGCTCACCACGCGGCGAACGCCGCCGGACGCGGGCAGGCCGCCGGCGTTGGACAGGAAGGCCGGCGTCGCCATCATCCGGGTCTGCTGCACGTCGGCCTCGCCGGTGCGGCGCAGGGCGATGGACAGCGTGCCGAGGGTGGCGGCGATGGACAGCTTCTGGGCGTCCTCCACCGACACCTCGAGGGTGACGTTCTTCGGCTCGGCGGCCTTGCTCGAGGCGAGGTCGGCGTTGAGGTCGACGCCGAGGACGCGGATGTTCTGGATCACCACGTCGGAGACGTAGGTGCGGTTCTGGGCGGTCGGCGTCAGGTCGCGCATCAGCACGACGTCGACGTGGTCGCCCGGCAGGGCATGGCCGCCGGCGCCGGTGACGTCCGTCACCTTGATCGTATAGGCGCGCATGCCCTCGGCGACCTCGGCGGCGACCGAGGGACGGGCGCCCGGACCGGAGAGCTTGGCGGGCAGCAGGGCCTCGCGCACGGCGATCGGCTGCAGCGCCACCGGCGCGCCGCCATGATCCTGCGACAGGACCTGCTGGATGGTCGAGAAGGCGCCGACGGGCGCGACCTCGGCCGGCGCCTTGACGATCGTCAGCATGCTGGCGTCGAGCTTGTCGCCGTACTTGATGTCCTTGGAGGCGACCACGATCGCCACCCCGGCCGAGGCCGGCGAGGCGGCGACGCCGGCCTTGGCGGCGGCCACGTTCGGCAGCACGGTCTTGGCGACGACCAGGGCGCCGAGGCCCAGCACGGCCGAGGCGCCGAGACTGACGATGGTGATCATGCGCATATGGCAAAGCCCGCGGAAACTTTGAGGTGCTTCATAGGGTTACCGGCCGCCGCCTTGCGATATCGCCAACAAACGCGGTGAACAGCCGGCAACCATTCTGAAGGGCGCGGGGTCTGGCGCGCCGCTCGCGCTGGCGCGGGAGCGGACGATCGGACTAGGGTCGCGTCAGCCAATCAACAAAGGTGAGGGGACGGATCATGGAGCTGCGGCGTCTCGGGGCCTCGGGCCTGAAGGTCAGCGCGGTCGGCCTGGGCTGCAACAACTTCGGCATGCGCATCGACGCGCAGCAGACCCAGGCGGTGGTCGACGCGGCCATCGAGGCGGGGATCACCCTGTTCGACACCGCCGACATCTACGGCGGCACGAAGTCGGAGGAGTTCCTCGGCAGGGCGCTCGGCAAGCGCCGCCACCAGGTGGTGCTGGCCACCAAGTTCGGCATGCGCATCGGCGACGACGACGCCAAGAAGGGCGGCTCGCGGCGC is a window encoding:
- a CDS encoding type II and III secretion system protein family protein, translating into MKRSLIGSPLIGALAGALALSSLHVAPAQAATPMSAEPAVSRRITVAKDKTLAFRLAEPASRIVVAQSDIAQVVPTSDRTFYVRGKEIGSTNLLVYGPGGRVDQVIDVDVAYDASGLQDALGMAFPGERIQVRNAGQGLLLTGQVSSTGVATRAGAIAEQAAKGFVINNLTARASQEVILEVRVLEASRSVLHDMGVTADIHNNSFQFLTTRGLVGSDGPNGVLGLFGGVGKTTIDVALEALENKGLVHTLARPNLVAISGEKASFLAGGEYPFPVPQSANGSSTTITIEFREYGVKLDFRPVVQDNGLIRLEVAPEVSQLDPTNSLRINGYTVPGLITRRTSTTVELRDGAALAIGGLFQRNYQNNISQVPGIGDIPVLGALFRSTRWQNNETELVIIVTPRMATPADFAAARTASVNATEPTVRDMLLRGDNLGKAPPAPAPAPVPAPAPAPLAAAVPAPVSAPLAPTKGTR
- the cpaB gene encoding Flp pilus assembly protein CpaB, translated to MITIVSLGASAVLGLGALVVAKTVLPNVAAAKAGVAASPASAGVAIVVASKDIKYGDKLDASMLTIVKAPAEVAPVGAFSTIQQVLSQDHGGAPVALQPIAVREALLPAKLSGPGARPSVAAEVAEGMRAYTIKVTDVTGAGGHALPGDHVDVVLMRDLTPTAQNRTYVSDVVIQNIRVLGVDLNADLASSKAAEPKNVTLEVSVEDAQKLSIAATLGTLSIALRRTGEADVQQTRMMATPAFLSNAGGLPASGGVRRVVSRGGGVYRGPGLITVVEYSGKGRAAAPAPAPAAPAPAAPSAPANEKPAA